In Leptolyngbya sp. O-77, the genomic window AAGGGTTCTAGAGGATGTAATGCAAGAGCCTGAGGATTGGAAGAGGCAGGCGTTTCGCGGGTTGTGGTCATACAAAATTGGGGAGGTGATTCTAGAAATTCAACATCAAAATAGGTCGTCAGTTCAGGGCGACCAGTGGCCGGGCCTTCATTGGGCTGGCGCAAAGAAGCCCAATCTCTGAAGATACTCAATTCTGTGAGGGGTTGTGGTGTGCGTTGTTGCGAAGCAGGAGCGGGCAGCAGAAAAGCCGTGTTGGGAACAGGAGAGAAAGGGACGCAAAACGTAAAAGAGCCAGGTTGATCAGGGTCAACTGGCTCTCCTATTGGCTCTCTTCGGGAAGCAAGGTATTGCTGAGTCGGGCTATCGGCTGCGCTTTTCGCGGTCTTGGCGACGGCGATCGCGCCATTCTACAGCCGTTAAATAAATAACCCCGCCTGTCACGCCGACCAGCAGCAGCGCCGCCAGCACCGCCAACACATTCAGCGGGGACAGACTCAGGGCAGACACATCAAGCGTATCAAGGGTCATTGCAAAAATTGTGAATCTGGACGGAAGTCTTAATCAATCCAGTTAGACCAGTTAGAAACCGTTGCGCCCCCAAACCACCAGCGAGATTGAAAACGTGAATAGAACCAGCAAAGAAACCCATCCCAACGTCAAAATATCCATAGCAAAATCTCAAACACAGCGGGTGCAAATGATTTCAAGCTCCTATTTTACGGCAAAAGGACAGCATTCCTGAAGTCCCCTGCCAGCCAGGATACGATCGGAAATTGGGGCGGTAACGGTCTGAACAGCGATTTCCCGTTCTCAATTGTTCCGCGTGATCTAGAAAAATTGGGTATTTCTGCGGGAAAAAAAAGCCGTCAGATCGGCCGCGTCCTGTGGTTTGATTACAGTAACTCGCAGATTTACAGGGCTTGCGCCTGGGCGGGGTGAGGAGAAGCATGAGCCGACTGGGGCGCTATCGGTCGCGGGTGATGACGCGCCAACGCAAGCATTTAGTCTTATACGTCACGGCGGCAGCAGCGTTCCATGCGGGCGCGGTGACCGCAGGCTGGGTCGCGTGGCAACTGCCGGAGCCGCCACAGGTTGAGCCGCCCAGCCCTGCCCAGCCAATCGAGTTTGTTTACCTGGATGCTCCTGAAACGGGAGCGGTAGAAGCTGCGCTGCGCCGCGCCCAGGTGTCTCAGAAAGCGACTGGCGAAAAGGTGGACGTTTTACCCACCAATGCGGGCAAGGCTGTAGAGTTTCAGAAGGATGCGGTGACGCTAGCAGGCAGCAAGGGTGACGCGCTAGATGAGGGGAGCGTGGCAATTGCCCCCCCGGAGGATGAGGCTGAAAAAGCCCTGCCGCAACTTGCCGCCCACGCCAGCCGCCCGGCGATCGCCCCTGCCGCGCCTGCCCCGGCTCCTAGCCCGATTCGTGAAGCGATCCCTGCGGAAATCGCCCCATCCGCTGCTCCGGCTCCCGTCCCGTCCACCCCTCCCCCGCCCGCTGCCTCTCCCAGCCCTGCGGCGACGCCAGTGGCGGCGGCCCCGGCGGCTCCGACCCCCAACGGTTTGCCCGCGCTGAGTCCGGCTCCCCTTTGCGCCGCCAGAATCGATTCCCTCGCCCCTGGCCCGGCCGCCATTGCCGCCACCCCCAGCCGCTCTGGGGAAGCCGCACTGCCGCCCCCCACCAGATTTTTCGCCCGTCTCGCCTCAGCCACCCCAGCCCTTGCCAGAAGTGGTCGTTGCTGGCAACCCTGCCGCTGCGCCGCCACCCCCCCGGTCAGGGACTAGACGGCATCGCCAACCCAGACCCCACACGACGGCGGCCAATCCGCCCGGTCTATCTGCCCAGCGTGACCCCGTGTGGGGGGCATATGTCAACCAACTCAACCGGGAAGTTCAAGAGGTCTGGCAGCAGGTGCCGATTGATCGACCCTACCGCGTCACGGTTCGGCTCACCCTGGATCGCGCAGGCAACCTGCTCGACTTGCAGCTTGCGGAACCCTCTGGCTTTGCCGATGCCGATGCCGCTGCAATCGCCGCTGTGCAGCAGTCCGCCCCGTTTGAGCCGTTTCCTGCCACCGCCACGCGCGATCGCATCCGCGTCAACCTCACGTTTAACTACAATTTGGTGGAACCGGGAGCAGCGGCCCGCGATCCAGGCGCTAAAGAGTGAGTCCGTTTGCCGCCTGAAGCCCGAAAGCCGCCTCCTAAAATCTGACACTCGCTAAGATTCAAGCATGAATCCTAAATCGCTGCGGGTGACGACCGCGATTAAATCTGAGCATCTGGAAGGGGCGATCGCCGAGCTGGCGGGGCGTTACTTGCGGGCGACCAAAACCGGGGCGCGAGTGGTGACGCAGCCGACAGAGTTGCCCGTGTCGCCGTATTGCGAGGCCCTGTTGGAAGACTGGCGCAGGGGCAAGGTGAGCTATGCGCCGGGAACGATTACGCTGGTCTTTAGCGGGGGCGTGCTGGAGGCGGCGGCGGATCTGCTGATTTATAAACCAGAGGGGGGCGATCGCCTGCTCTATGGCAACCCATCTGCCAGCCGCCGCGAGTCGCAATTGCCGCTGCCGCTGGGAAGTGTGACTGACAACCCCGCACAAGCCAGTGCAGGAAAGGGCGATCGCCCCCGTTCGGGAGCAGCCTCCGATGACCTGGGACGGCAAGTGCAGGCCCTCAGCGATATTTTGGTGGAATTGACTGAACATCAGCGGGCGGTAGAAAGTCGCTTGCGGGAGAGGGCAGGCAGCGTCGCAGACAGTGTTTCAAACAGTGTTTCAAACAGTGTTTCAAACAGTGTTTCAAACAGCGCTTCAAATAGCGCTTCAAACGGTTCCGCCGCCGGACTATCTGCCCCACAAGTTCAAAAACTGCTGGAGGCCCAGGCAGCCAGCTTTGCCCAGATGCTGGCCAGCCAGATGGCCGCCACCACGCGCCACTTTGGGC contains:
- the petN gene encoding cytochrome b6-f complex subunit PetN; the protein is MDILTLGWVSLLVLFTFSISLVVWGRNGF
- a CDS encoding TonB family protein; this translates as MVVAGNPAAAPPPPRSGTRRHRQPRPHTTAANPPGLSAQRDPVWGAYVNQLNREVQEVWQQVPIDRPYRVTVRLTLDRAGNLLDLQLAEPSGFADADAAAIAAVQQSAPFEPFPATATRDRIRVNLTFNYNLVEPGAAARDPGAKE